TTGCACGGTCCTAGTGGCCTCGGCGATGTCGGCACGGCTCGCCAGCATTGGGACAATCACGGCGTCCGCGCTGGCAATCGCCGCGGCGGCTGCTTGGTTGCCGAAGCCTGCCGTGTCGACGATCAGCAAATCGGTCGAGGCCGCGAGGTCGGGGATCCGATGTGCCAGCCGTGCGGCGTCCGGCTCGGCCTCGACCACGAAGGCCGGGCCATCCCATACGTTGGCCCGCCAGTCAGCGAGGGCGCCGTTCGGGTCGGCGTCTATGGCCGCCACACGTAACCCGCCGGTTGCAAGGCGACTTGCCAATACCATGGACACAAGGGTCTTGCCGACACCTCCCTTGCTCGATGCAACCACGATGATCTTTGCCATGCTCGCTTCTCTGGATAGCAATCTACCTGGCTACCATAAAAGCAAGCTACCTAAAACAAATGGACACCGCGAGGCAGGTCGCCCGGCCGATGGACATCCGGCTACGCTACGGCATCAACACCCATCTTGAGGACGAAGGCCTCGCCACCCCGGCGGTAAT
The sequence above is a segment of the Longimicrobium sp. genome. Coding sequences within it:
- a CDS encoding ParA family protein, producing MAKIIVVASSKGGVGKTLVSMVLASRLATGGLRVAAIDADPNGALADWRANVWDGPAFVVEAEPDAARLAHRIPDLAASTDLLIVDTAGFGNQAAAAAIASADAVIVPMLASRADIAEATRTVQLAQGLARAARRDIPARVLRNKVNARTAVAQHARGEVESAGLPLLATTLSQVVAYTELTHNGRLPRQAPAAVEIERLVDELRGFEWLPGPVR